The window GCCAACCCGGCGGTGACGCTGCCACCCGGCGAGTTGATGTACAGGTGGACGTCCGCCTTGGCGTCCTCGGCCTGCAGAAACAACAACTGCGCCACGATCAGGTTGGCGATCTCGTCGTTGATCGCCGTGCCCAGGAAGATGATGCGGTCTTTCAGCAGCCGGCTGTAGATGTCCATGGCCCGCTCTTCGCGGCCAGTCTTCTCGATCACAAAGGGGATCAGAGCCATCGCGCTGCTAACTCCGCGTCTGTCGGGAAAAGTTGCTGGGGTGCTGCCGCCGGTTCGCCGGTGCGAAGGATTATTCTTCCTCTTCGCTGCCCGGCGGGCGCGTGATGATTTCGTCGACGAGGCCGTATTCCTTCGCTTCGGCGGCGTTCATGTAGCGGTCGCGGTCGGTGTCCCGGGCGATCCGCTCCTTGGGTTGGCCCGTATGGTTGGCCAGGATCGTGTTCAGCACGTCGCGGGTCTTGAGAATCTCGTCGGCCTGAATTTCGATGTCCGACACCTGCCCGCCGACCTGGCCGTAGGGCTGGTGGATCATGACCTTCGAATGGGGCAGGGCGTAGCGTTTGCCCTTGGTGCCGCCGGCCAGCAGGACGGCGCCTCCGCTGGCCGCGAGGCCCACGCAGTAGGTCGCCACAGGGCAGCTGACCATTTGCATGGTGTCGTAGATGGCCAGCGTCGCCGTGACGCTACCGCCGGGCGAGTTGATGTAGAAATGGATGTCCTTGCGGCGGTTTTCGCTTTGCAAGTAGAGCAGCTTCATCACGACCTCGTTGGCCGTGAGATCGTGGATTTCGCTCTGCAGGAAGACGATGCGGTTTTCCAGCAGCAGGTCGCCGAGCGTCATCGTCCGCTGCCGCTGATAATCGCGGTAAGCGGCCGAAGGACTCATCGCGCGCGGATCAATCAATCCCCGGCGCTCGAACCACGCGTCTGACGCGTTCCCCATACCGAATCCTTCTCTCGCAAGGGCAGAATGATCGTCCGTGGGTAGTGATCTTCGCCGGTCGTTTCCGTGGCCGGCTGTTCGTCCGTGTGTGGCGGCCAGCCTGGTTCGCTGACCGATCTTGTGGAGCGGGCCATCGCGCTGATCGACCCGCCCCCATGCACTCCAAGCTTGTTCGTGCGCTCCAGCCTATTATTCGCGTTCCGGACGTGTCCGGAGCGGCTCGGCTATGCCGCTTTCCTGGGCCTCGGGAATGACTTCCTCGTCCCCCCCGCCTGCCGACTGGTCCAAGGCCTCGGAATCGGCCGTGGGCAGCTCGAAAGGCACGTCCTTGAAAGCGGCCTCCTGCAGGATCATCTCGATGACTTTGCGCTCGATGATCTGATTCCGCAAAATGTCCATCATGCCCCGCTTCTCGAGCTGAGCACGCGTCCGCCGGGGGCTTTCGCCGCTCTGGCTGGCGATCATTTCGATTTCGCGGTCGTAATCGCCCGGCACGTCTTCGACCTGCTCTTCTTCGGCAATCCGTTCGAGGATGAAGTGCTCTTTGAGCATCTTGGCCGTGCGCTGCAGGCTGTTCTGCCGCAATTCGTTCTGATGCGCCTGGATCTCGCGGTCGGTGAACCCGTTGCGACGCAATTCGAGCACCATCCGCTGCATTTCGCGTTCGGTCTGCCGCTTGAGCAACTCGGGGGGCAATTCCCAGTCGGCCGCCACGGTCAACGCGGCGAGCACTTGTTCGCGGGCACGCTGTTGCTGGGCATATTCGATTTGCCGCTGGAGATCCTGGCCGATCCGGCCGCGGAACTCCTCCTCGGTCGAACAATCGAACGTGTCGAGCAGGGCCGGCGTGATCTCCGGCAGTTCCAGCGACTTGACCTCGAGGACGTCGAACACGGCCGTGACTTTTTCGCCACGCAGCTTTTCGTTGGGGGCGTCCTGCGCGATCGGCATTTCGGCCGTACGCGTTTCGCCGGCCTGCACGCCCTTCATCAGCTTGTCGAATTTTTCGATCCGGCCGTCACGGAAACTGAGCACCGGCCGAATGCGGATAACTTCCTCGTCGCTCGACGACAAGACTTCGTCGCCGTGCTTGAAAGTGAGCCGCGTGGCGATGTAGTCGCCCACGGCCGCCGCACCGTCCTTGGGCACCAGCCGAGCGCGGGAGGTGAGCACCTCCTGCATCCGCCGGTCGATGTCGGCATCGCTGATCTCGCGCACCGGGCGCTCAATCTTCAGCCCCTTCCAGTTCGGCACGGTGAACTCGGGACGGACTTCGAGATCGAATTCGAAGGTCATCGGACCTTCTTCCGGGATCTCGATCACCAGGGGGTCGAAGTCGGGCTCGCTGATCGCGGCCAGATTGTGTTCCTCGGTCACCTGGCCGAGGCTGTCCATCAACAGCGAACCCTTGACCTGATCGGCGACGTCCTTGCGGAAGCGCTGCTCGACCAGCCTGCGCGGCGCGCGGCCGGCGCGGAAGCCGGGCACCAGCGCCGTTTGACGCAACTCGCCAAAAGCGCGATCGAGATAGCGATCGACGTCTTCGCGCGACACCGTCACGGTAATATGACGCTGGCACGCCCCGCGGGCGTCGATCTTTACGTCGAGCGACAGCTTTTCCGGTTCGGCGTTTTCCGATTCGGCGCCATCTTCTGACTGAGCGCTGTCGGCCAGATCTTCGAGATCGTTTTCGCGGTCGTCGTTGTCTTCGTCACTGCGGGCCATGGCCGTCTCGATCCTGAGCAAACTAGTCCTGGAAGTGATGAAACCGGCCACGGCGTCCTGCGCCGCGTACGAACGTGCATTCCATGCGAGTGCCTGGGCAGGTGAGTCGCTGGACGCACAGCGCGTTTTGGCGGCCGTGACGGTCTCCCGACGTCCGGACCCTCCCTGGTCGTACGACGTGAAAGCGGGTGATGGGATTCGAACCCACGACAACGACGTTGGCAACGTCGTGCTCTACCAACTGAGCTACACCCGCAGTTGCCTTCGCCGGACGCCTTTGGACTGCGTTTCGGCGAGTAGCAGGTCGGCAGCCAGACAGGACTTACGCATCTGCCAAGCGGGCCGCATGGAATCTTCGGATTATAGGATCGCACTGCTGGCTTGCAAGGGCAGTTAAACCCCGTTGGCAACCGGGGAAACGGCGTCGCTGGCACTGCGAGCCACGAGCTGCTGCGCTGGTGCTGAAGTCGAAATCGCGAACAACCGCGGGCGGCTTGGGGTGCGGTTCGTAACGGTTGTATGGCGGTTGTTTGCTGGCGTCTGCAAAGCGGAATAAGATCAGGTGTTGCGCGGCGTCGGTACTGTCTTTGCTGCCGCGAGTTGCGCGTTTCAGTCGCCGCACCGCCTGCGGCCCCATCTCGTCCCTGCTGCTACCCGTCGGGAAGCGTCCGATGGATGTGAAACTCCTGCTGATCGAAGGTCGCGCAAGCCGCAAGCAGATCAAGCTGCGGCTGCCCGCCAGCGTGGGCCGTGCTGCCGACCAATGGCTGCGGATCGACCATCGCAGCGTAAGCCGCCAGCATTGCGAGCTGTTCGAGCGCGACGGCACGCTGTTCGTCCGCGATTGCGGTTCGGCCAACGGCACGCTGGTCGACGACCGCCCCGTCCAAGAGGAGGCGATCGAACCAGGCCAGCGTCTGACGGTGGGTCCCCTGGTGTTCGAGGTGATGTACGAGCGTGTCAACGGGGTGGACAACCACCCCCTGCCTGCGGCCGACGCCGCGGCCACGCTCGCTGTTGAGGCCGCGCCCACAGTTGCCGCCGACGAGCCTTCCGAGGCCGAAGCGGCCATGGTCGTGTCCGACGAAGATTCGCTCGACTTCGACCTGGCGCCAGCCGAACACGCCGAACTGGAAATCACTCCGGACGCTCCCGGATCGTTGCCGGGAGACGATGAACCGCTGGACTTCGAGCACGACGAGCCCGTCGCTATGGCCGCGGCCGCGGAGCCGACCGTAGACGAGCCAATGTTCGCGGCCGAGCCGGTTGGCGAATTCGAGTCAATCGAGTTGGCGGAAGTTCCGCTGGCCGAACCGGCGGGCGAGCTCGACTTTGACTTGCAGGAAGAGCTGCAAGCGAGCGATCTAGAACCGCCGGCCCCCGCAGCGCCGGCTGCGGAAGAAGTCGATCTAGTCGACTCGGTGGGCGAGCTGTTGGCGCCGGCTGTCGACGAGCCCTCGGAAGAAGAGTTCGAGCCGCTCGAACTGCTCGACGAGGCGGCCAGCGCTGGATTTGCCGTCGCAGAGGGCGAGCTTGCGCCCGAGGCTCCGGAAGCAGCCGACGTGATCGACTTCGGCTTCGAGGATGCGGCCCCGGCCAAGGTTGCCGCGCCGGAGTCAGAAGCGCCGGTTGCATTCGAGCCGGCGGCCGAGATGGACGACGACGACGCTCAGGCAGCTTCGGCCGACGCACCCCTCGAAGATTTGGTCTCGGACGAGGACCGGATGTTCTCGTTCGATGCCTCCGAGGAATTGGACCGAGGCGACGAGCCGCGCGACGCACGCGACTGGGACGAGCCGTCGGCCGAGATCTTTCCGCTCGCCGACGATCAGCCGGCGGTACCGGCCAGCGCCGTCAACGATTTCGATGAAGCCCCCACGCCGCTTTCAGACGTTCTGGACGAGCCGCTGCTGGAGGTAGCGTCGGAGCCCGAAGCGGCCTCGGCCAACGATGCGCTGGCGGATGCCGGGCTCACCGTCAAAGACTCCGCGCCGACCGAGATTGGACCCGAAGCGAAGTACATTTCGATCGACGATCATGCCCCGGTCACGGACGAAGACGATTTCATCTTCGAAGGCATCGATCTTGAAGAGCCGAGCGACGGACCTGCAACGCGCGCCGATGAAGGCGTCGACGAATTGGCCGTCGCAGATATCAGTTTCGAAGATGAGCCGGCCACCGAACAGCCGGTAGCCGATGAACTCGGCGCCGATTGGGGCCGCACCGAACCCTGGACTGGCGACGCGACCGTCGCCAGCGGGCCGGTGGAATCGACCGGCGGTACCGTGCCGGTCGACACGCTCGACGACGACCTCTCGTTCGAGTCGCTCGGTGCCGACGTGGTTCAACGCGCCGAGGCTGACGAACCACCTGCCTCGGCACCGACCCCGGCGAACATTTCCGAGGACGATGCCCTCGCGTTTCTCGACGATGATGCCCCGGCCGCCGCACCGGCGTCTGCCGAGGCGGTCGACGAGTCTGCGCCGGCTGCGGACGAGGATGAGTCGTTCTTCGTCGATCTCGATCCGCCGGCCGCGACGGCCGAAGAGGTCGAGGTAGAGCCGGGCGAGTTCGAGGCCTTCGACGCAGAGCCCGCGCCGCTC is drawn from Pirellulales bacterium and contains these coding sequences:
- a CDS encoding ATP-dependent Clp protease proteolytic subunit, which gives rise to MSPSAAYRDYQRQRTMTLGDLLLENRIVFLQSEIHDLTANEVVMKLLYLQSENRRKDIHFYINSPGGSVTATLAIYDTMQMVSCPVATYCVGLAASGGAVLLAGGTKGKRYALPHSKVMIHQPYGQVGGQVSDIEIQADEILKTRDVLNTILANHTGQPKERIARDTDRDRYMNAAEAKEYGLVDEIITRPPGSEEEE
- the tig gene encoding trigger factor; the encoded protein is MARSDEDNDDRENDLEDLADSAQSEDGAESENAEPEKLSLDVKIDARGACQRHITVTVSREDVDRYLDRAFGELRQTALVPGFRAGRAPRRLVEQRFRKDVADQVKGSLLMDSLGQVTEEHNLAAISEPDFDPLVIEIPEEGPMTFEFDLEVRPEFTVPNWKGLKIERPVREISDADIDRRMQEVLTSRARLVPKDGAAAVGDYIATRLTFKHGDEVLSSSDEEVIRIRPVLSFRDGRIEKFDKLMKGVQAGETRTAEMPIAQDAPNEKLRGEKVTAVFDVLEVKSLELPEITPALLDTFDCSTEEEFRGRIGQDLQRQIEYAQQQRAREQVLAALTVAADWELPPELLKRQTEREMQRMVLELRRNGFTDREIQAHQNELRQNSLQRTAKMLKEHFILERIAEEEQVEDVPGDYDREIEMIASQSGESPRRTRAQLEKRGMMDILRNQIIERKVIEMILQEAAFKDVPFELPTADSEALDQSAGGGDEEVIPEAQESGIAEPLRTRPERE
- a CDS encoding FHA domain-containing protein; its protein translation is MDVKLLLIEGRASRKQIKLRLPASVGRAADQWLRIDHRSVSRQHCELFERDGTLFVRDCGSANGTLVDDRPVQEEAIEPGQRLTVGPLVFEVMYERVNGVDNHPLPAADAAATLAVEAAPTVAADEPSEAEAAMVVSDEDSLDFDLAPAEHAELEITPDAPGSLPGDDEPLDFEHDEPVAMAAAAEPTVDEPMFAAEPVGEFESIELAEVPLAEPAGELDFDLQEELQASDLEPPAPAAPAAEEVDLVDSVGELLAPAVDEPSEEEFEPLELLDEAASAGFAVAEGELAPEAPEAADVIDFGFEDAAPAKVAAPESEAPVAFEPAAEMDDDDAQAASADAPLEDLVSDEDRMFSFDASEELDRGDEPRDARDWDEPSAEIFPLADDQPAVPASAVNDFDEAPTPLSDVLDEPLLEVASEPEAASANDALADAGLTVKDSAPTEIGPEAKYISIDDHAPVTDEDDFIFEGIDLEEPSDGPATRADEGVDELAVADISFEDEPATEQPVADELGADWGRTEPWTGDATVASGPVESTGGTVPVDTLDDDLSFESLGADVVQRAEADEPPASAPTPANISEDDALAFLDDDAPAAAPASAEAVDESAPAADEDESFFVDLDPPAATAEEVEVEPGEFEAFDAEPAPLDIPAAAADEAAELDFQDLSFDETSATPAPAEMALPGEELFDPSAGAVADANVIEADAKTQGAARRGWWPFGRSTKPSKPTKPAKPAAKKPPAKAKSPQPAPTAKKSSFWGRGKATANEAKAEVELPVEPSVEAIDDSPAVETGNPFATGHVLEPLELQQPDEAVLEFIADEPVPDGVTELAPSQETVRAADDFVLGSGPDANAKAEEIDFDFDAIDDAPTALASESELALPEPEAELSAVEFDADSAPLEEHFELSESPTRPVASAEVEFAADDDAVEAIDASSGSLPELAAAPGADATDIELDFSDDYSMVGSPDELAVSPPPAEAAEAPAGKSGKKVKKVKATKPPKPAKAPKAPKPAQPKRSWWPFGRKAKPSEAAAGAAAVPSPEADLPQVDPIDQSGFDREVSFEAAEMPDAIEMPAELDAAEPGFELPIEFEEQPDATSAPKAAEAAASDEDEDEDLQEFLRGLR